Proteins co-encoded in one Cytophaga hutchinsonii ATCC 33406 genomic window:
- a CDS encoding formimidoylglutamase — protein MNLRIFFDPVSIELQPSDLLEPYIFANSIQYYKDSFPDLNGVHIALVGLSEERGSTTNMGAEKGADEIRKKLYVLRRGAGSNNIVDLGNLRVGINVEESYLRIKEVCEFLLELNIIPVLFGGTHDLDLGQFQAYAGSNKLISVLNVDAHIDMNIPTEDISKTHLHRILLHEPNFLFNFSQLAYQTYLTDQETLNVLEKLYFEMYRIGQMREGLDEIEPVIRDADMISFDITAIRHSDAAGNANAQPFGLTGEEACQICWYAGLNSKLTSIGIYEYNPLFDERRQTASVIATMIWYFIEGFYNRKEDTDFTSSKYVRYIVPMQGEPSQLTFYKHLQTEKWWMEVPFPNNKHQYARNSIIPCSYSDYLTANRSELPYRWINTHAKLI, from the coding sequence ATGAATCTTCGCATCTTTTTTGATCCTGTTTCAATAGAACTGCAACCTTCCGATTTATTAGAACCATACATTTTCGCTAACTCCATTCAATACTATAAAGATTCTTTTCCGGATCTGAATGGTGTACACATTGCATTGGTGGGCTTGTCGGAAGAACGTGGTTCGACAACTAACATGGGCGCAGAAAAAGGTGCGGATGAAATACGCAAAAAACTGTATGTACTACGCAGAGGTGCCGGCAGCAACAACATTGTCGATCTTGGAAATCTGCGTGTTGGTATTAATGTAGAAGAAAGTTATTTACGCATTAAAGAAGTATGCGAATTCCTGCTGGAATTAAATATTATTCCGGTATTGTTTGGCGGCACGCATGATCTGGACCTTGGGCAGTTTCAGGCGTATGCCGGAAGCAATAAGCTGATAAGTGTATTGAATGTCGATGCACATATTGATATGAATATTCCGACAGAAGATATCAGCAAAACGCACCTGCACCGGATTCTGCTGCACGAGCCGAATTTCCTTTTTAACTTTTCTCAGTTGGCGTATCAAACATATTTAACCGATCAGGAAACATTAAATGTTCTTGAAAAACTTTATTTTGAAATGTACCGCATTGGGCAAATGCGCGAAGGACTGGATGAGATTGAACCGGTGATCCGTGATGCGGATATGATCAGCTTTGATATAACCGCCATACGACATAGCGATGCAGCAGGCAACGCCAACGCACAACCTTTTGGATTAACAGGCGAAGAAGCCTGCCAGATCTGCTGGTATGCGGGTTTGAATTCAAAACTTACATCTATCGGCATCTATGAATACAATCCGCTGTTTGATGAGCGCAGACAAACGGCATCAGTCATTGCAACCATGATCTGGTATTTCATTGAAGGTTTTTATAACCGCAAAGAAGATACTGATTTTACAAGCAGCAAATATGTGCGCTATATTGTACCGATGCAGGGTGAACCATCGCAGCTAACCTTTTACAAACACCTGCAAACGGAAAAGTGGTGGATGGAAGTTCCGTTCCCGAATAACAAACACCAATACGCGCGCAACTCGATCATACCTTGCTCCTATTCGGATTACTTGACCGCAAACCGCAGCGAACTTCCTTACCGCTGGATCAATACGCATGCTAAACTCATCTGA
- a CDS encoding cytochrome b5 domain-containing protein, with amino-acid sequence MLNSSDPSALKEYTKSQLALRNGQDKPEIWCAYKGLIYDVSLSKLWRNGKHYEHWAGQDLTDEMKDAPHTQNVFDTFAVVGKLVTK; translated from the coding sequence ATGCTAAACTCATCTGATCCATCTGCTCTGAAAGAGTATACTAAAAGCCAGCTGGCGCTGCGCAACGGGCAGGACAAGCCCGAGATCTGGTGCGCATATAAGGGATTGATCTATGATGTATCACTCTCGAAATTATGGCGCAACGGAAAGCATTACGAACACTGGGCCGGACAGGATCTGACAGATGAAATGAAGGATGCCCCCCATACGCAGAATGTGTTTGATACGTTTGCGGTGGTGGGAAAGTTAGTTACGAAGTAG